Genomic DNA from Candidatus Poribacteria bacterium:
ACCCCCATACCCAAACTCAACCTCAAACCCAGTCACAAATCAATTCGCGACTACTATGCCACACTGCAGCAGTACCAACAACACGACATCAGACACGAAGGCGCAGTCAGCTCACCCTTTGAAACACTCCTACACACCTGTGCAAAGCAGATAAACGCCACACTCGTTCCCCAATACCCGATGCGCGCCCCAAAAGGAAATCGTATCGTCATTGATGGCGCAATCATTGACGAATACGGACTCCCACTCGCCTACTGGGAAGCAAAAGATATAGACGACGACCTCACTAAAGCTGTACAGCAAAAACAGAACGCAGGCTATCCGCTCGACAACATCCTCTTCCAAACGCCACAGCGCGCCATCCTCTACCAAAATGGGCAAATAGCGCTGGACGTAGACATCACTGACCCCGCAAGCCTAATTGCCGCACTCCAATACTTGTTCGCTTACGTCCCGCCCGCATTGGACAACTGGCACACCGCCGTCTCCGATTTCAGAGAACATGTCCCAGACCTCGCAAGCAAACTGAAAGAACTCATCAAGCAACGCCACGAAACCGATCCAGCCTTTAAGAAAGCGTTCTCCGATTTTTACGAGACCTGTCGCACCTCCATCAACCCAGAACTTTCACAGGATGCCGTTGAGGAGATGTTAATCCAACACATCCTCACCGAACGCATTTTCAGGACCGTCTTTAACAACTCCGCTTTTACCCGCAGAAGCATTATCGCCCGCGAGATTGAAAACGTCGTTGACGAACTCATCCGGCAAGCGTTCAGTGGCGAGGAATTCCTCAAACCGTTAGATCGATTCTATATCGCCATTGAGCAAGCTGCAATGCTCTGCAGAGACTTCACCCAAAAACAGCACTTCCTCAACACGTTCTACGAGAAATTCTTTCAAGGGTTCTCCGAAGATGTAGCAGACACACACGGCATCGTCTATACGCCACAACCGATTGTTGATTTCATGGTGAACAGCGTTGCACATATCCTTGAAACCGAGTTCGGTCGGTCATTGTCGGATACCGGCGTGCATATCATCGACCCGTTCGTCGGCACCGGCAACTTCATCGTCCGGCTCATGCAGGACATCCAAGGCACGGCGTTAGAGGAAAAATACCGCCACGAGTTGCACTGTAACGAGGTGATGCTCCTACCCTACTACATCGCCAGCCTGAACATTGAACAGGAGTTCTTTCAACGCACGGGAACGTATCTGCCATTTGAAGGCATCGCACTTGCAGATACATTTGAGTTGCTTGAGCAGCAGCAAGGTGAACTTTTTACGCGTGAGAACACGGAACGCGTGAAAAAACAAAAAGCAGCGGATATGTTTGTCGTCATTGGGAATCCACCTTATAACATGGGACAGGTAAATGAGAACGACAATAACAAAAATCGGAAGTATGAAATAATGGACAAACGGGTTGCGGAGACGTATGTCCAAGACTCCACAGCGACGCTCCGAAATAAACTCTACGATCCGTATGTCAAGGCGATTCGATGGGCATCAGATCGAATTGGAGATGAAGGGATTGTGGCATTTGTAACAAACAACGGTTTTCTCGACGGTGTTGCCTTTGATGGGATGCGGAAACATCTATCAGAGGATTTTGACGCGATTTATATTCTGGATTTAGGTGGGAATGCTCGGAAAGGGTTGAAGGTCTCGGATGCCAATGTATTCGGAATTCGGGTCGGTGTGAGTATCAATTTGTTTGTTAAGACAAACCAGAAGTCATCAGAAAAGCCTTGTATTTTTTACCATCGCACCGATGAGTTGTGGAACAGGCAACAGAAATTTGATTTTCTGAATGCATGCCGACATATAGGGGGTATTGAGTGGAAATCCACTCAACCGGATAGCCGACATACGTGGCTGACTGAAGGCCTTGATCCTGAGTTTGAAACCTTCATTCCGATAGGAAATAAGGAATCGAAAAACACAAAGGATGGAAGTGGAAAAACGATCTTTAATCTCTATTCTTATGGGGTCGTCACCAGCAGAGATAATTTGGCATATTCCTTTGATCTCGCGCTACTACAAGAACGAGTTCAAACATTTATTGAAATATACAATACCACAGTTGACCGAAAGCGCAGACACAACCTAAAAACCCCAATTGAAAATTTCATTGATACAAACGACCCGCGGATCAAGTGGAGTCGTCAGGTTAAGGCATCACTGAAAAAATTGGAGTTAAGTACCTACAACGATACCCACTTCCGCACGGCGTTATATCGTCCCTTCTGTCAAAAGTATCTCTACTTCGATAATTTTTGGAATGAGGAGCGTTATCAACAACATCGAATTTTTCCCATACCAGAGGCTGAAGCAGAGAATCGGATCATACAGATAAAGGTTGGACAAGAATGGCCAATGTTTGCGTTGATGGCAAACAAAATTCCTGATGCTCTGCCACAAGGTGGTTCTCAATGCTTTCCTTTCTATACCTACAACGAAGACGGCACAAACCGACAAGAAAACATCACCGATTGGGCGTTGACAGAATTCCGAACTCACTACAATGACGATACCATCACCAAGTGGGACATCTTCCATTATAATTATGCCCTCTTGCATCACCCAATCTATCGCGAAAAATACCAGATGAACCTCAAGCGCGACCTCCCGCATATCCCGTTCACCCATAACTTCTGGGGATTCGCCAATGCCGGTGCAGCGTTAGCAGACCTCCACATCAACTACGAATCCGTTCCGAAATATGATGGATTAAAATATATTGAAACGCCGGGGATGAGGGTAGATTGGCGTGTTGAGAAGATGAGACTCTCCAAAGACAAGACACAGTTGAAATACAACAACTTCCTGACGTTGGACAGCATCCCAGCAGAGATCTATGATTACAGACTCGGCACGCGTTCAGCATTAGAGTGGGTGGTAGATCAGTACCGCGTCAAGGTAGACAAACGAAGCGGTATCGTCAACGATCCAAACCGTGAGACAGAACCGCAGTATATCATAGACCTCATCACTCGCGTTATCACCGTCAGCCTAAAGACAGTAGAGATAGTCAAAAACTTGCCTGTCTTGTAGGAGCGAGTGTTTTTGCTTGGGTGTTTCTCGCTCGCTCCTACAGAGGAGGCTACGGTTTCCAACGACCGACGAGTGATAACTACTGCAGCCCCAGCAGGGCGGTATGTTTATAGAACGCGTCTCAATCAATAGAAACAAGCCCCAGCGGGGCGGCATGTGTATTTCCCATCGTCTTGATTTTCGGTATCTGCTATATGATTTTTTGTTTATTCCTTAACCTCAAAATAAATTTCAAAGTGTTCAAGGACATTGCTGGCTCTACTTCTTAAAATTGTAGCACATTTGATGCGAATATTCAAGGAAAACGAGTCCCAAGCGAATTATCTTACTTGATTTCCAGACGTAAATCTGCTATAATACATCGTTAACGACATTGAGTGCTCCTATAAAACCAAAACGGGCAATATCCAAATTGAAAACTGGACTTTCAGCAGTTATGTAGGGTGGAAAAACGTGGGATTGGAATTTCAATGGGATAACCGTAAAGCCAAAGAAAACCTGAAAAGACACAAGGTCTCTTTTGAAGAGGCAAAAACCGTTTTTTCGGATTTCCTCTCTCTAACTATTCCCGATCCACTGCACTCAAAAAAGGAAGAAAGGTTAATAATTATCGGATATTCTGAAAAACAGAGACTTTTAGTCGTTGTTCACACAGAGAAAGGCGATGTCATTCGCATCATTTCTGCTCGACAAGCAACACCTTATGAAAGAAAAACCTATGAGTCAGACCACACCTAATCAACATGCCCCAGATATGCTCGATGAATACGATTTCAGTGCGGGAGTTCGGGGAAAATATGCAGAGCGATACCACACAGGCACAAACTTGATTCGACTCGATGACGATGTCGCCGAAATGTTTCCCGATGCGAAATCTGTCAACGACGCCTTAAGAGCGTTAGGAAAAATCATCGCCGAGCATCAGGAAAAAACGCCATAAACCAGAACCATTCCAATTCTCGGATGCCCTTTTTGGCTTTGCTGCGGTAGGTTTATATCCACCAACTCCGCCTGCTGGCTGCTGACCGCCATCTCCATTTTCCGCTTGACCTATGTCGCGCGTCTCCCACACTTCCGATCTCATCCTGCAAATCCTATAATCCTGCCCATCCTGATCCTGACAATAGAAACTCTATTGAATCCCTTCAAAAAATTGTTTTGACGCTTGATAACAAAATATGGTAATCTGTGTACAATAGCAGTCGGCAATTAGCCATTAGCCATCAGCCATTAGCCAACAGCCAATATGCGAAACATTAAACTCGTGCTTGAATACGACGGAACGAACTACCATGGATGGCAGACCCAACCGAACTTGCCAACAATCCAAGACACAATTGAGGATGCTTTGGCACGGTTAACCAAAACCTCGATACAAATCATCGGAGCAGGGAGAACAGATACCGGGGTCCATGCCGAGGGTCAGGTTGCCAATTTCCAGACGGACGCACAGATGCCCGTTATCGCATTTCAGAAAGGTCTCAACGCTATGTTACCACGGGATATCGTCGTCTGTTCCGCAACAGAGGTGTCTCCAGAGTTCCATGCCCGTTTCAGCGCAACAAGCCGTCGATACCGGTACACAATTCTGAATCGGGAATACCCGACCGCACTTTCGCGACAGACGAGTTACTTCTTTCCGACCACAATTGACGTGCCAAGAGCAAACATCCTCTGCCAAGTGCTGGTCGGCAAACACGATTTCTCGTCCTTCCAAAAGACAGGAAGTGATCGGATAAATCCCGTCTGTGAAATTTACGAGGTATCCTGTTGGAAGAAAGAGCCTTATGTCTATTTTGAAATCGAAGCCGATGCGTTTCTGCGAGGAATGGTCCGCGCCATCGTCGGCACTCTCCTGAAATGTATGAAGGAAGACGATGCTGAAACGGAGCTACGCCGCATTTTAGAAGCCAAAGATAGAGCCGCGGCAGGAACATCAGTCCCTGCCCATGGGTTGTCACTCATTGAAGTTAAATATAACACTAAAACTATTCTTGTAGCATGGTTTCCTGTTAGGCTGTGCATCTTCTGTAGCACAAACTTTTAGTTTGTGTCTTTCTTGTAGCATGGTTTCCTGTTAGACTGTGCATCTTCTGTAGCACAAACTTTTAGTTTGTGTCTTTCTTGTAGCACGGTTTCCTGTTAGGTTGTGCATCTTCTGTAGCACAAACTTTTAGTTTGTGTCTTTCTTAACCGATAACCGACAACCAAAGACCGACAACCACTCAAAAGGAGCAGTCCCTTATGAACTACGCCCAAGTCTTGAATGAATTGGAAACTTTGGTCAACGAAACCTTCGCACTTTGGGAACACAACCGTGTCGGTTTCCAGTGGCGACATTACACATGGAACCATACCATGCGTGTGCGTGCGCTGAGTATG
This window encodes:
- a CDS encoding BrnT family toxin gives rise to the protein MGLEFQWDNRKAKENLKRHKVSFEEAKTVFSDFLSLTIPDPLHSKKEERLIIIGYSEKQRLLVVVHTEKGDVIRIISARQATPYERKTYESDHT
- a CDS encoding N-6 DNA methylase — protein: MPKLNLKPSHKSIRDYYATLQQYQQHDIRHEGAVSSPFETLLHTCAKQINATLVPQYPMRAPKGNRIVIDGAIIDEYGLPLAYWEAKDIDDDLTKAVQQKQNAGYPLDNILFQTPQRAILYQNGQIALDVDITDPASLIAALQYLFAYVPPALDNWHTAVSDFREHVPDLASKLKELIKQRHETDPAFKKAFSDFYETCRTSINPELSQDAVEEMLIQHILTERIFRTVFNNSAFTRRSIIAREIENVVDELIRQAFSGEEFLKPLDRFYIAIEQAAMLCRDFTQKQHFLNTFYEKFFQGFSEDVADTHGIVYTPQPIVDFMVNSVAHILETEFGRSLSDTGVHIIDPFVGTGNFIVRLMQDIQGTALEEKYRHELHCNEVMLLPYYIASLNIEQEFFQRTGTYLPFEGIALADTFELLEQQQGELFTRENTERVKKQKAADMFVVIGNPPYNMGQVNENDNNKNRKYEIMDKRVAETYVQDSTATLRNKLYDPYVKAIRWASDRIGDEGIVAFVTNNGFLDGVAFDGMRKHLSEDFDAIYILDLGGNARKGLKVSDANVFGIRVGVSINLFVKTNQKSSEKPCIFYHRTDELWNRQQKFDFLNACRHIGGIEWKSTQPDSRHTWLTEGLDPEFETFIPIGNKESKNTKDGSGKTIFNLYSYGVVTSRDNLAYSFDLALLQERVQTFIEIYNTTVDRKRRHNLKTPIENFIDTNDPRIKWSRQVKASLKKLELSTYNDTHFRTALYRPFCQKYLYFDNFWNEERYQQHRIFPIPEAEAENRIIQIKVGQEWPMFALMANKIPDALPQGGSQCFPFYTYNEDGTNRQENITDWALTEFRTHYNDDTITKWDIFHYNYALLHHPIYREKYQMNLKRDLPHIPFTHNFWGFANAGAALADLHINYESVPKYDGLKYIETPGMRVDWRVEKMRLSKDKTQLKYNNFLTLDSIPAEIYDYRLGTRSALEWVVDQYRVKVDKRSGIVNDPNRETEPQYIIDLITRVITVSLKTVEIVKNLPVL
- the truA gene encoding tRNA pseudouridine(38-40) synthase TruA, which encodes MRNIKLVLEYDGTNYHGWQTQPNLPTIQDTIEDALARLTKTSIQIIGAGRTDTGVHAEGQVANFQTDAQMPVIAFQKGLNAMLPRDIVVCSATEVSPEFHARFSATSRRYRYTILNREYPTALSRQTSYFFPTTIDVPRANILCQVLVGKHDFSSFQKTGSDRINPVCEIYEVSCWKKEPYVYFEIEADAFLRGMVRAIVGTLLKCMKEDDAETELRRILEAKDRAAAGTSVPAHGLSLIEVKYNTKTILVAWFPVRLCIFCSTNF